A region of Planktomarina temperata RCA23 DNA encodes the following proteins:
- the rsmG gene encoding 16S rRNA (guanine(527)-N(7))-methyltransferase RsmG, translating into MKQQETLASLNVSRETEAQLHDFVALVEKWNPVINLIAKGSIPNIWSRHIEDSAQIIALAKLSDYWIDIGSGGGFPGIVVAICLKEISPSTCVALVESDMRKATFLRQAAALLELNCEIHSSRIESLTIAPAATLSARALAPLPSLLEYAETLVEKDGVCLFMKGQTYQDELAAAQKSWSFEHDIVQSQTDSNAAVLKIRNIRRVAD; encoded by the coding sequence ATGAAGCAGCAAGAAACACTCGCCAGTCTGAATGTTTCACGTGAAACAGAGGCGCAGCTCCACGATTTTGTTGCGTTGGTTGAAAAGTGGAATCCGGTGATCAATCTGATCGCTAAGGGCAGCATTCCGAACATCTGGAGCCGTCACATTGAAGATTCGGCACAAATTATCGCATTGGCAAAGCTGTCAGACTATTGGATTGATATTGGCAGCGGCGGGGGTTTTCCCGGTATCGTTGTGGCGATTTGCTTGAAAGAGATCTCCCCATCCACTTGTGTCGCCTTGGTCGAAAGCGATATGAGAAAAGCCACATTCCTCCGTCAAGCAGCCGCGCTTCTAGAGCTTAACTGTGAAATCCACAGCTCAAGAATTGAATCCTTAACGATAGCTCCGGCGGCCACCCTCTCGGCGCGGGCGCTCGCACCTCTGCCTAGTTTGCTAGAATATGCCGAAACTCTCGTGGAAAAGGACGGTGTGTGTTTGTTCATGAAGGGACAAACCTATCAGGATGAACTTGCGGCGGCGCAAAAATCATGGTCATTTGAACATGACATCGTACAGAGCCAGACAGATAGCAATGCCGCGGTGTTGAAAATCAGGAATATTCGACGTGTTGCAGATTAA
- a CDS encoding ParA family protein, which translates to MLQIKPKIFAIANQKGGVGKTTTTLNLAAAIAEAGFKVLVMDLDPQGNASTGLGSHADAREFTTYDVLIGTHVEPRFIQKTDIENIDLVPSTTDLSSADIELASAKNRSEKLRKVFGNSDLSKYDYVLLDCPPSLNVLTVNALIAAHALIIPLQSEFFALEGLSQLLMSVREVRDLGNPDLRIEGVVLTMYDARNRLSLQVEEDARENLGELVFKTVIPRNVRISEAPSFAMPVLSYDSRSKGAEAYRALAQEILARR; encoded by the coding sequence GTGTTGCAGATTAAACCAAAAATTTTCGCCATCGCGAACCAAAAGGGTGGGGTCGGGAAGACAACTACAACCCTAAATTTGGCAGCTGCAATCGCAGAAGCCGGCTTTAAAGTGCTGGTTATGGATCTTGATCCTCAGGGAAACGCGTCAACGGGGCTTGGCTCCCACGCTGATGCGCGCGAATTTACCACTTATGATGTTCTGATCGGCACTCACGTTGAGCCCCGATTTATACAAAAAACAGATATTGAAAATATCGATCTTGTCCCATCAACAACGGATCTCAGCTCTGCAGATATTGAGCTGGCCAGTGCAAAGAACCGAAGTGAAAAGCTGCGTAAGGTTTTCGGCAACTCAGACCTTTCAAAATATGATTATGTATTGTTGGACTGCCCCCCATCGCTCAATGTTCTAACTGTGAACGCGCTGATAGCGGCTCATGCGCTCATTATTCCTTTGCAAAGTGAATTTTTTGCACTGGAGGGGCTGTCACAGCTACTGATGTCCGTGCGAGAGGTTCGAGATCTAGGCAATCCCGACCTCAGAATCGAGGGCGTGGTGCTCACAATGTATGACGCGCGCAATCGCTTGTCCCTGCAGGTCGAAGAGGACGCGCGGGAAAATCTGGGCGAACTGGTCTTTAAAACAGTTATTCCCCGCAATGTACGAATAAGCGAGGCGCCGTCTTTTGCGATGCCTGTTTTAAGTTATGATAGCCGTTCCAAAGGGGCGGAGGCCTATCGCGCCCTCGCTCAAGAGATTTTGGCACGAAGATGA
- a CDS encoding ParB/RepB/Spo0J family partition protein: MANTPKRQRGLGRGLSALMADIEPAVGDSGPIGSDRRNDMLVPIENIHPNPDQPRRYFDVDDLNDLAGSIRSKGIIQPLVVRAHPGKTGEYEIVAGERRWRASQLAQLHELPVVVREFSDQDVLEIAIIENIQRADLNPIEEAIGYRQLMDKFGHTQEQMAEALGKSRPHIANVLRLLALPEDVQSLVVNGSLSSGHARALITAPNASDLARVVVARGLSVRQTEKLVKEPKTSGKERVSKSVKDADTRALEGDLSAALKMAVSITHNPGQEGGSITVRYKNLEQLDELCRHLAGL, from the coding sequence ATGGCCAATACACCCAAACGCCAAAGAGGTCTCGGCCGAGGCCTATCCGCTCTTATGGCAGATATTGAACCCGCCGTTGGTGACTCGGGTCCAATAGGGTCTGATCGGCGCAATGATATGCTTGTGCCAATCGAAAATATACATCCCAACCCGGATCAACCGCGCCGGTATTTCGACGTTGACGATCTAAATGACCTAGCAGGGTCCATTCGTTCTAAGGGCATTATTCAGCCCCTGGTCGTGCGCGCCCATCCAGGCAAAACTGGAGAGTATGAAATTGTCGCGGGTGAACGACGCTGGCGCGCTTCTCAACTTGCCCAGCTGCATGAATTGCCTGTTGTGGTGCGGGAATTTTCTGACCAGGATGTGCTTGAAATCGCCATCATCGAGAATATCCAACGCGCAGACCTAAATCCAATTGAAGAGGCAATCGGTTATCGACAGCTCATGGATAAGTTTGGCCATACGCAAGAGCAGATGGCCGAGGCGCTTGGAAAATCGCGCCCGCATATTGCAAATGTACTTCGCCTTCTGGCACTACCGGAAGATGTTCAATCCCTTGTCGTCAATGGTAGCCTTTCAAGTGGTCACGCCCGTGCTCTGATTACGGCGCCCAACGCCTCTGATCTGGCGCGTGTTGTTGTGGCGCGGGGGTTATCTGTCCGCCAGACTGAGAAACTGGTGAAAGAGCCCAAAACCTCCGGCAAAGAGCGCGTGTCAAAATCCGTCAAAGACGCAGACACACGTGCGCTTGAGGGCGACCTTTCCGCAGCGCTTAAAATGGCGGTTTCGATTACACATAATCCCGGACAAGAGGGCGGCTCGATCACTGTTCGTTACAAAAACCTAGAGCAGCTTGATGAGCTTTGTCGTCACTTAGCCGGGCTTTAA
- the hemW gene encoding radical SAM family heme chaperone HemW, with product MEDWRHGGFGLYIHWPFCEAKCPYCDFNSYVSATVDTEMWEHALLRELDRHAALTQDRVLNSIFFGGGTPSLMPPNMVGRLIDRARGHWPFANDIEITLEANPSSVEASRFADFHKAGVNRISMGIQALNDPDLKRLGRLHSVAEARSALTVAKTYFERVSFDLIYARQDQTLEAWQRELTEAIEMSAGHLSLYQLTIEPGTAFGFRAKAGKLAGLPDEDLSADMFDATNEICAAAGLHAYEVSNYSHKLLESKHNIIYWRGGDYIGIGPGAHGRLTLAGRRHATQTALAPPAWLERVAKLNSGTSRQEVLTPQDHANELIMMGLRVSDGISRTRIEGIADTQLKIPDHLLDLGLLELSNDRLRATKTGRPLLNQLVQALMY from the coding sequence ATGGAAGATTGGCGCCACGGCGGATTTGGTCTTTATATCCATTGGCCATTTTGTGAAGCGAAGTGTCCTTATTGTGACTTCAATTCCTATGTCAGCGCCACGGTTGACACTGAAATGTGGGAACACGCCCTATTAAGGGAATTGGATCGCCACGCGGCCCTCACCCAAGACCGCGTATTAAATTCAATTTTTTTCGGGGGCGGCACCCCAAGTCTGATGCCACCCAATATGGTGGGGCGTTTAATTGATCGCGCGCGGGGGCATTGGCCCTTCGCGAATGATATTGAAATCACGCTTGAGGCCAATCCATCCTCTGTTGAAGCATCACGCTTCGCGGATTTCCATAAGGCTGGAGTGAACCGGATTTCCATGGGAATTCAGGCGTTGAACGATCCAGACCTAAAGCGCCTTGGCCGTTTGCATTCAGTGGCGGAGGCGCGGTCCGCCCTCACGGTTGCGAAGACTTATTTTGAACGGGTCAGCTTTGATTTGATCTATGCAAGGCAGGACCAAACGCTTGAAGCTTGGCAAAGAGAGCTGACCGAAGCCATTGAAATGAGCGCGGGGCACCTGTCTTTGTATCAACTCACGATCGAACCGGGGACGGCCTTTGGTTTTCGAGCAAAAGCGGGCAAATTGGCGGGATTGCCCGATGAAGACTTGAGCGCGGATATGTTCGATGCAACCAATGAGATCTGCGCTGCGGCAGGCTTACACGCCTATGAGGTATCCAATTATTCACACAAGCTATTGGAATCAAAGCATAATATTATATATTGGCGTGGGGGTGACTATATCGGAATTGGGCCCGGAGCCCATGGGCGCCTAACCTTGGCAGGAAGGCGTCACGCCACACAAACAGCATTGGCGCCGCCGGCCTGGTTGGAGCGGGTGGCAAAACTGAACAGTGGGACCAGTCGTCAGGAGGTTTTAACCCCACAAGATCATGCAAATGAATTAATCATGATGGGATTGCGGGTGTCAGATGGGATTTCGCGCACGCGCATTGAGGGCATCGCCGACACTCAGCTGAAAATCCCAGATCACTTGCTTGATTTGGGTCTACTGGAACTTTCAAACGATCGGCTGCGCGCCACAAAAACCGGCCGCCCGCTGCTCAATCAGCTGGTCCAGGCTTTGATGTATTAA
- the rdgB gene encoding RdgB/HAM1 family non-canonical purine NTP pyrophosphatase: MRVLTAPKIVLASHNKGKLREIQALLAPFGIACVSAGELGLEEPVETETSFAGNARLKAHFAAQAAGLPALSDDSGICVDGLDGAPGVYTADWAETPSGRDFTMAMTRVWDELEAANAPFPRHAQFNCTLCLAWPDGHDEIFTGIAPGQVVWPMRGMHGFGFDPMFQPDGFDQTFAEMLPEEKHPLSHRADAFNKLVSGCLT; encoded by the coding sequence ATGCGCGTGCTCACCGCACCTAAGATCGTTCTTGCCAGTCACAATAAGGGCAAGTTGCGCGAAATTCAGGCTCTTTTGGCTCCGTTTGGCATCGCATGTGTGAGTGCCGGGGAGCTGGGCCTGGAAGAACCGGTGGAAACTGAGACAAGTTTTGCTGGGAATGCGCGCCTGAAAGCACATTTTGCAGCGCAGGCGGCCGGTCTGCCCGCTCTGTCTGACGATAGTGGAATTTGTGTCGATGGGTTGGATGGCGCACCCGGGGTGTATACGGCCGATTGGGCGGAAACACCCAGTGGTCGCGATTTCACAATGGCGATGACGCGGGTTTGGGATGAGCTGGAAGCAGCAAATGCACCCTTCCCGCGCCATGCGCAGTTTAATTGTACATTATGTTTAGCATGGCCAGATGGTCACGATGAGATTTTCACCGGCATTGCGCCCGGTCAAGTGGTTTGGCCAATGCGCGGTATGCATGGATTTGGCTTTGACCCAATGTTTCAACCCGATGGGTTTGATCAAACATTTGCTGAGATGCTCCCCGAAGAAAAGCACCCCCTAAGCCATCGGGCAGATGCCTTTAACAAGTTGGTGTCTGGCTGTCTGACGTGA
- the rph gene encoding ribonuclease PH, whose product MRPSNRELNQMRDIVIETDVTRHAEGSCLIKIGDTHVLCTASLEERVPPFLRNSGLGWVTAEYGMLPRATHTRMRREAKNGQSGRTQEIQRLIGRSLRAGVDRVALGERQISIDCDVIQADGGTRCAAITGGWVALKLAVQKLMKAGDIISDPLVDPVAAVSCGIYAGQAVLDLDYPEDSEAGVDGNFVMLGSGKLVEVQMSAEGSTFSRDQMGQLIDLAEAGVSQLVAAQLAAVG is encoded by the coding sequence ATGCGACCATCCAATCGAGAATTAAATCAAATGCGTGACATTGTGATTGAAACAGATGTCACCCGTCATGCCGAGGGATCTTGTTTGATCAAGATTGGCGATACGCATGTGCTTTGCACAGCCAGTTTGGAAGAGCGCGTGCCTCCTTTTCTGCGGAACTCAGGATTGGGTTGGGTAACAGCAGAATATGGGATGCTGCCCCGCGCCACCCATACGCGCATGCGCCGGGAGGCCAAAAACGGTCAATCGGGGCGCACTCAAGAGATTCAACGTCTCATCGGGCGGAGTTTGCGCGCCGGTGTGGATCGGGTGGCTCTGGGTGAGCGGCAAATCAGTATCGATTGCGATGTGATCCAAGCAGATGGCGGGACGCGTTGCGCCGCAATCACAGGCGGTTGGGTGGCGCTTAAGCTCGCTGTGCAAAAACTCATGAAAGCTGGAGATATTATCAGCGATCCGCTTGTGGATCCCGTGGCTGCGGTGAGCTGTGGAATCTATGCGGGCCAAGCGGTTTTGGATCTGGACTACCCGGAGGACAGTGAGGCTGGGGTTGATGGCAATTTCGTGATGTTGGGATCGGGCAAATTGGTTGAAGTCCAGATGTCGGCAGAGGGCTCAACATTCTCTCGTGATCAAATGGGACAGCTGATTGATCTGGCCGAGGCAGGCGTGTCGCAACTGGTGGCTGCGCAATTGGCGGCCGTTGGCTGA
- the hrcA gene encoding heat-inducible transcriptional repressor HrcA — protein sequence MDSSTELFSEMDARSREVFQRVVESYLSSGEPMGSNTLTQHMTQPVSAATIRNVMKDLELLGLLDSPHTSAGRQPTELGLRMFVDGILEVGEPDEAAQRKISATMDENDSITGMLDRMSSTLSGLTRGASLVLAPKKSSPIKHIEFVSLATDRALVVLVFANGEVENRVFRPPLGQTPSQMREAVNFLNVIGQGRTLQELKSTIVTEIKKHRSELDVLTTGLVEAGVAVMQDAGGDNERLIVRGRSNLLENAGTAEDLERVRVLFDDLERKRDIAEFLQLTDEGEGVRIFIGSENKLFSLSGSSLVVSPYMNADQKVVGAIGVIGPTRLNYGRIVPIVNYTAQMVGRVLSDRG from the coding sequence ATGGATTCGTCTACAGAGTTATTTTCAGAAATGGATGCCCGGAGCCGTGAAGTGTTTCAACGGGTTGTGGAAAGCTACCTGTCTTCCGGGGAACCGATGGGCAGCAACACGTTAACCCAACACATGACACAACCCGTGAGCGCCGCCACCATTCGCAATGTCATGAAAGACTTAGAGCTTCTTGGCCTGCTTGACAGCCCGCACACCTCTGCCGGCCGACAGCCCACGGAGCTTGGTCTGCGAATGTTTGTCGATGGTATTTTGGAGGTTGGGGAGCCCGATGAGGCCGCCCAGCGTAAAATTTCCGCAACAATGGATGAAAACGACAGCATCACAGGCATGCTTGACCGTATGTCCAGCACCCTTTCCGGACTTACCCGCGGAGCATCTTTGGTTCTGGCGCCTAAAAAGTCATCGCCCATAAAACATATTGAATTTGTTTCCTTGGCGACCGACCGGGCGCTTGTGGTTTTGGTTTTTGCCAATGGCGAGGTTGAAAACCGGGTATTTCGACCGCCTTTGGGTCAAACCCCGAGTCAAATGCGAGAGGCCGTAAACTTTCTAAATGTCATCGGTCAGGGCCGGACATTGCAAGAGTTAAAATCCACCATTGTCACAGAGATCAAAAAACACCGCTCGGAATTGGATGTTTTGACAACCGGCTTGGTTGAGGCTGGCGTGGCCGTCATGCAGGATGCTGGCGGTGACAATGAGCGATTAATTGTCCGCGGCAGATCGAATCTCCTTGAGAATGCTGGAACAGCTGAGGACTTAGAGCGGGTTCGAGTGCTCTTTGATGACCTTGAACGCAAGCGAGATATAGCGGAATTCCTGCAATTAACCGATGAAGGTGAGGGTGTTCGCATTTTTATTGGCTCTGAGAACAAACTATTTTCACTTTCGGGTTCCTCTTTGGTGGTTTCTCCCTATATGAACGCTGACCAAAAGGTGGTTGGCGCTATTGGCGTAATCGGACCCACGCGTCTGAATTATGGTAGGATCGTGCCAATCGTGAATTATACCGCTCAAATGGTCGGGCGGGTTTTATCTGATCGAGGTTAG
- a CDS encoding nucleotide exchange factor GrpE: MAKEHEDEFLQDVSLAEEEEYGEEEYTEEELELDALRAERDDLKDKWMRALADAENARKRGDRDRREAENYGGSKLARDLLPVYDNLKRGLEAATDDQREVSAALIEGVELTMREVVNVFKKHGIEPISPEIGERFDPQNHEAMFEAPVPGTKAGDIIQVMTEGFMLHDRLLRPAQVGVSSTPG, from the coding sequence ATGGCAAAAGAACATGAAGACGAGTTTCTCCAGGACGTCAGTCTTGCCGAAGAAGAAGAATATGGTGAGGAAGAATACACCGAAGAAGAGCTAGAGCTTGATGCTCTGCGCGCCGAACGCGATGATCTCAAAGACAAGTGGATGCGCGCCCTCGCGGATGCGGAAAACGCTCGGAAACGCGGTGATCGTGATCGTAGAGAGGCTGAAAATTATGGCGGCTCGAAGCTCGCCCGTGATCTACTGCCGGTCTATGACAACCTCAAGCGTGGCCTGGAGGCCGCGACGGATGACCAGCGCGAAGTCTCAGCTGCTTTGATTGAGGGCGTTGAGCTCACCATGCGCGAAGTGGTTAATGTTTTCAAAAAACATGGCATCGAACCCATTTCGCCAGAAATTGGCGAACGTTTTGACCCACAAAATCATGAAGCCATGTTTGAAGCGCCTGTTCCTGGCACAAAAGCAGGGGACATCATTCAGGTGATGACCGAAGGATTTATGTTGCATGATCGCCTTTTGCGCCCTGCGCAAGTGGGCGTTTCTTCAACTCCAGGCTGA
- the mutS gene encoding DNA mismatch repair protein MutS, whose amino-acid sequence MMAQFLAIKEEYPSALLFYRMGDFYELFFDDAVAAAQALDITLTKRGKHQGADIPMCGVPVHAAEGYLLNLIRKGFRVAVCEQLENPKEAKKRGAKSVVKRGVVRLVTPGTLTEDTLLQPRQSNFLATFVQVRNQSCLAWVDISTGDMRYSPCPPVRLGPELARLAPAEVLVAEGALDETLEIINEAGAAATELPQEVFDSTAGVEKICKAYGVGDLSGLGEFSRADVAAVSGLIEYLSTTQKGQLPLLRRPVCEARDDFVAIDAATRKNLELTQTLAGERSGSLLSVVDRSVTAAGARLLSRRITTPSQRLAAIEERASAVEFFCGQSGLRGAVRTALKQLPDVERALGRVALERSGPRDLLALGNGIAQAAQVHALLAEQELPPLLKNAADDLKGFEALSDELDRALVAEPPLLARDGGFVATGYSAELDEMTALRDEARSVIARMQADYAGQSEISSLKIKHNNVLGYFIETTATHSQRMMTAPLNDVFIHRQTTANAVRFTTVELGELETKILNAAGRATGLELEVFAGLCAQVLDHAAALQALAVSIAEIDVAAALSELAMAEGWVRPVLNDSRDFIIEQGRHPVVEAAIKAQAETVFVANDCQLTSTNDMIWLLTGPNMAGKSTFLRQNALIALLAQAGSFVPAARAEIGIVSQIFSRVGAADDLARGRSTFMVEMVETAAILNQADDRALVILDEIGRGTSTYDGLSIAWATLEHLHDVNRCRALFATHYHELTQLTAKLTHVDNATVTVREYQGDVVFLHEVKKGAADRSYGVQVAKLAGLPQSVLERAKVVLEALERGEREGHSKQKALIDDLPLFSAVAMSAPAPSAQSELEEVLNGVQPDSLSPKEALDLIYQLKSKLKT is encoded by the coding sequence ATGATGGCACAGTTTCTTGCGATCAAGGAGGAATACCCCTCCGCCCTATTGTTCTACCGCATGGGAGATTTTTACGAGCTGTTTTTCGACGATGCCGTCGCGGCAGCGCAGGCGCTGGATATTACCCTGACGAAACGCGGCAAACATCAGGGCGCGGATATTCCCATGTGCGGTGTGCCGGTGCACGCGGCAGAGGGTTACTTGCTCAATCTCATTCGCAAAGGGTTTCGCGTTGCGGTCTGCGAACAGCTGGAAAATCCAAAAGAGGCAAAGAAACGCGGGGCTAAATCCGTTGTGAAACGGGGCGTGGTTCGGTTGGTCACCCCAGGGACCTTGACCGAAGACACGCTACTGCAGCCGCGACAAAGTAATTTTCTGGCCACGTTTGTTCAGGTGCGCAACCAAAGCTGTCTTGCTTGGGTGGATATTTCGACCGGAGATATGCGCTATAGTCCCTGCCCGCCCGTGCGATTGGGGCCAGAGCTGGCCCGGCTTGCCCCAGCTGAGGTGCTTGTGGCTGAGGGGGCGCTGGATGAAACTCTGGAAATCATAAATGAGGCCGGTGCGGCCGCGACCGAATTGCCACAGGAGGTTTTTGACAGCACCGCCGGCGTGGAGAAAATTTGCAAAGCCTATGGTGTTGGAGACCTGAGCGGTCTTGGAGAGTTCAGCCGTGCCGATGTCGCCGCCGTTTCTGGGCTTATTGAATATCTCTCCACCACCCAAAAAGGCCAACTCCCACTTCTACGCCGACCCGTTTGTGAAGCGCGGGATGATTTTGTTGCAATTGATGCCGCAACCCGAAAAAATCTTGAACTGACCCAAACGCTGGCAGGGGAAAGATCTGGCTCTTTGCTGTCGGTTGTGGATCGCTCTGTGACCGCTGCCGGAGCGCGGCTTTTGTCTCGCCGCATTACGACACCCTCTCAACGCCTGGCAGCCATCGAAGAGCGCGCATCGGCGGTGGAGTTTTTCTGTGGCCAAAGCGGTTTGCGCGGCGCGGTGCGCACCGCTTTGAAGCAATTGCCCGATGTTGAACGCGCCTTGGGGCGTGTGGCGCTTGAGCGCAGTGGTCCAAGAGATTTGCTGGCGCTTGGGAATGGCATCGCCCAAGCCGCGCAAGTGCATGCCCTTTTGGCAGAGCAAGAGTTACCGCCACTCCTGAAGAATGCGGCAGATGATCTGAAAGGGTTTGAGGCCCTGTCCGATGAATTGGATCGCGCCCTGGTCGCCGAACCGCCCCTTCTGGCGCGAGATGGTGGGTTTGTCGCCACTGGCTATTCGGCAGAGCTGGATGAGATGACGGCCCTGCGCGACGAAGCGCGGTCTGTGATTGCTAGGATGCAAGCCGATTATGCCGGCCAGTCTGAGATTTCCTCCCTGAAAATTAAGCACAATAATGTGCTGGGATATTTCATTGAAACCACCGCCACCCATTCCCAGCGCATGATGACGGCACCTTTGAATGATGTTTTCATTCACCGACAAACCACCGCCAATGCGGTCCGCTTTACGACGGTCGAACTGGGTGAGCTGGAAACCAAAATCCTAAATGCTGCCGGCCGCGCCACAGGGTTAGAGCTTGAAGTTTTTGCCGGTCTCTGCGCTCAGGTGTTAGATCATGCCGCCGCACTACAGGCTTTGGCGGTCTCGATTGCAGAGATTGACGTCGCTGCCGCTCTTTCCGAGTTGGCCATGGCAGAGGGTTGGGTCCGCCCGGTGCTGAATGACAGCCGCGACTTTATAATTGAGCAAGGCCGCCATCCAGTGGTCGAAGCGGCAATCAAAGCGCAGGCGGAAACTGTTTTTGTCGCCAATGATTGCCAATTGACCAGCACAAACGACATGATTTGGCTGCTCACCGGGCCAAATATGGCCGGTAAATCAACGTTTTTACGTCAGAATGCTTTGATTGCCCTTTTGGCACAGGCCGGATCTTTTGTGCCGGCGGCTCGGGCTGAAATTGGCATTGTTTCACAGATTTTTAGCCGGGTTGGTGCGGCCGATGATTTGGCCCGCGGGCGATCGACTTTTATGGTGGAGATGGTTGAGACCGCCGCAATTTTGAACCAAGCAGATGATCGTGCTTTGGTTATTCTGGATGAAATTGGCCGCGGAACCTCGACCTATGACGGGCTATCCATCGCTTGGGCCACTCTGGAGCATTTGCATGATGTCAACCGATGCCGCGCATTATTTGCCACTCATTACCATGAGCTCACCCAGCTCACCGCGAAACTGACCCATGTGGACAATGCCACCGTCACTGTGCGGGAGTATCAGGGAGATGTGGTGTTCTTACATGAGGTGAAGAAAGGCGCAGCAGATCGGTCCTATGGGGTGCAAGTGGCCAAACTGGCCGGCCTGCCGCAATCGGTTTTGGAGCGGGCAAAGGTGGTTCTTGAGGCTTTGGAGCGGGGCGAGCGCGAGGGGCATAGCAAGCAAAAAGCCCTCATCGACGATTTGCCGCTGTTTTCCGCGGTGGCGATGTCGGCACCTGCGCCCTCAGCCCAGTCGGAGCTTGAAGAGGTCTTGAATGGGGTCCAGCCAGATAGTTTGAGCCCCAAAGAGGCGCTGGATCTCATTTATCAGCTGAAGTCGAAACTCAAGACATAA